A portion of the Thermothelomyces thermophilus ATCC 42464 chromosome 5, complete sequence genome contains these proteins:
- a CDS encoding glycosyltransferase family 50 protein (CAZy_ID 270027), producing MAGPSKTAQRVSPSATPATPTTASGLTSLFDRPSLLYLAASLLRVVFLLYGLWQDANSPVKYTDIDYLVFTDAARFVARGQSPYERETYRYTPILAWLLLPTAHTTGNRLVNAALFSSGKVLFATADLVAGWLLERVLARSMDGASARKFASIWLLNPMVATISTRGSSEGLLGVLVMALLSVVLARRITLAGLLLGFSVHFKIYPFIYAPAIVWWMDADKLRTSGSGSKSSRETSPLNKLLAFITPARLRLAFTSLATFLALNVAMYTL from the coding sequence ATGGCCGGACCTTCAAAGACAGCCCAAAGGGTGTCACCATCGGCAACGCCCGCCACACCCACCACCGCCTCCGGGCTCACCTCCCTCTTCGACCGCCCCAGCCTCCTCTACCTCGCGGCTTCACTACTCCGCGTAGTTTTCCTGCTATACGGTCTCTGGCAGGACGCCAACTCACCCGTCAAGTACACCGACATCGACTACCTCGTCTTCACCGATGCCGCCCGCTTCGTCGCCCGCGGCCAAAGTCCCTATGAGCGGGAAACATACCGCTATACTCCCATTCTGGCATGGCTTCTCCTTCCTACAGCACACACCACTGGAAATAGGCTGGTGAACGCTGCGCTGTTTAGCTCAGGCAAAGTACTCTTTGCCACCGCAGACCTGGTGGCCGGCTGGCTCCTGGAGCGTGTTCTCGCGAGATCCATGGACGGGGCTTCGGCGAGAAAGTTTGCATCCATATGGCTGCTAAACCCGATGGTGGCCACCATCAGCACGAGGGGCAGCTCGGAAGGCCTACTGGGGGTGTTGGTGATGGCCCTACTCTCGGTAGTGCTAGCAAGACGGATCACTCTAGCAGGGCTGCTACTAGGCTTCAGCGTGCATTTCAAGATATACCCCTTCATCTACGCCCCCGCGATCGTATGGTGGATGGACGCCGACAAGTTGCGGACCTCGGGGTCTGGCAGCAAATCCTCAAGGGAGACATCGCCTCTCAACAAATTGCTCGCTTTCATCACGCCGGCCAGGCTCCGGCTAGCATTTACCAGCCTGGCTACGTTTCTAGCGCTTAACGTGGCAATGTACACTCTGTAA